One Lucilia cuprina isolate Lc7/37 chromosome 4, ASM2204524v1, whole genome shotgun sequence DNA segment encodes these proteins:
- the LOC111690586 gene encoding uncharacterized protein LOC111690586 isoform X1, which produces MTTSDEAAAFCHDHIQHPLMWCDEKRRLVERRNAEESLRMWRRRKAEEMARKEKDKQEYYELFVKHCPWGRPGGGAPNIDVRRKDITAVGLHSTAPITTTHRLTSLQPCRFSDYFAKHKRCLDPVAAYHPHYHHHHHQQQHHSVPRVTAHTHHAVQHISGDNARPMQASSTLTLCERDVGTAATSSGGNGGGATNTGAGGGVGIKSDGNKHAESLQITLKDHPSMSFRNKGHVDIEVRYKPNAATKGKPMLEKIVVTESDKCPLLLDHKNAKMVEAKVMTTRPKKTLEKIEKPPSKDPWGKAGPGGKPWRSPKAVGSSFMKSLGWTNKQMLKDLDQDNPATPAEKPTFRKSRASRKLTRCCDVCTCTCPAMILNTSPLKPIQKQTNTNAMKEQKPKICPRLLRHNKTIDTTTDNSANMKVGGGGGNKTATMADNNGVELVPLLARRRAFERPISLSTTDVTKRTASNDRLHTAAAAADVATTDMRYLHDLNCQVAQKRRSISVAQQLDRDECNQHFMVFDTFWGRPGHGAPPVLTNRKLKLDNLLYGTPGCNSE; this is translated from the exons ATGACGACAAGCGATGAAGCGGCTGCCTTTTGCCACGACCACATCCAACATCCTTTGATGTGGTGTGATGAAAAAAGACGTCTAGTGGAACGTAGAAATGCGGAAGAAAGTCTAAGGATGTGGAGGCGCAGAAAGGCTGAAGAAATGGCACGTAAAGAAAAAGATAAACAGGAA TATTAtgaattatttgtaaaacactGTCCTTGGGGTAGACCAGGAGGTGGTGCCCCCAACATTGATGTGAGACGAAAGGATATAACAGCAGTGGGTCTACATTCCACCGCACCAATT ACCACTACTCATCGTTTGACTTCATTGCAACCATGTCGTTTTAGTGATTATTTTGCTAAACACAAACGTTGCTTAGATCCAGTAGCCGCATATCATcctcattatcatcatcatcaccaccagCAGCAACACCATTCGGTGCCTCGTGTCACCGCTCACACACATCATGCCGTGCAACATATAAGTGGTGATAATGCACGTCCCATGCAAGCCAGTAGCACTTTAACACTGTGTGAACGTGATGTGGGTACAGCAGCTACCAGTAGTGGTGGTAATGGTGGTGGAGCTACTAATACAGGGGCTGGAGGTGGTGTTGGTATTAAGAGCGATGGCAATAAACATGCTGAAAGTTTGCAAATTACCTTAAAAGATCATCCATCCATGTCATTTCGCAACAAGGGGCATGTTGACATAGAAGTGCGTTATAAACCCAATGCTGCCACAAAGGGTAAACCAATGTTAGAAAAAATTGTGGTTACCGAAAGTGACAAGTGTCCTTTGTTGTTGGATCACAAGAATGCCAAGATGGTGGAGGCAAAAGTGATGACAACAAGACCAAAGAAAACATTAGAGAAAATTGAAAAGCCG CCAAGCAAGGATCCCTGGGGTAAGGCAGGTCCTGGTGGTAAGCCCTGGCGTAGTCCTAAGGCAGTGGGAAGTTCTTTTATGAAATCGTTG GGTTGGACTAACAAACAAATGCTTAAAGATTTAGATCAAGATAATCCTGCCACACCAGCGGAAAAACCAACATTTCGCAAATCACGTGCTTCCCGTAAACTCACAAGATGTTGTGACGTATGCACCTGTACATGTCCGGCCATGATCTTAAATACCAGCCCACTTAAACcgatacaaaaacaaacaaataccaaTGCAATGAAAGAACAGAAACCAAAAATATGTCCACGTTTGTTGCGGCACAACAAAACGATTGATACGACCACAGACAATAGTGCCAATATGAAAGTTGGCGGTGGTGGTGGTAATAAAACTGCGACAATGGCTGATAATAATGGCGTTGAATTGGTGCCGTTGTTGGCACGTAGACGTGCCTTTGAACGTCCCATTAGTTTATCGACAACGGATGTAACCAAACGTACAGCATCAAATGATAG ACTCCACACAGCGGCAGCAGCAGCTGATGTTGCAACCACTGATATGCGTTACTTGCATGACCTCAATTGTCAAGTTGCACAAAAAAGACGTTCGATTAGCGTGGCTCAACAGCTCGATAGGGATGAGTGTAATCAACATTTCATGGTCTTTGATACATTTTGGGGTCGTCCCGGCCATGGGGCGCCACCAGTgctaacaaatagaaaattaaaattggacAATTTGCTTTATGGCACTCCCGGTTGTAACTCCGAATAA
- the LOC111690586 gene encoding uncharacterized protein LOC111690586 isoform X2, whose protein sequence is MTTSDEAAAFCHDHIQHPLMWCDEKRRLVERRNAEESLRMWRRRKAEEMARKEKDKQEYYELFVKHCPWGRPGGGAPNIDVRRKDITAVGLHSTAPITTTHRLTSLQPCRFSDYFAKHKRCLDPVAAYHPHYHHHHHQQQHHSVPRVTAHTHHAVQHISGDNARPMQASSTLTLCERDVGTAATSSGGNGGGATNTGAGGGVGIKSDGNKHAESLQITLKDHPSMSFRNKGHVDIEVRYKPNAATKGKPMLEKIVVTESDKCPLLLDHKNAKMVEAKVMTTRPKKTLEKIEKPPSKDPWGKAGPGGKPWRSPKAVGSSFMKSLGWTNKQMLKDLDQDNPATPAEKPTFRKSRASRKLTRCCDVCTCTCPAMILNTSPLKPIQKQTNTNAMKEQKPKICPRLLRHNKTIDTTTDNSANMKVGGGGGNKTATMADNNGVELVPLLARRRAFERPISLSTTDVTKRTASNDRTVTIVIKLQLPKK, encoded by the exons ATGACGACAAGCGATGAAGCGGCTGCCTTTTGCCACGACCACATCCAACATCCTTTGATGTGGTGTGATGAAAAAAGACGTCTAGTGGAACGTAGAAATGCGGAAGAAAGTCTAAGGATGTGGAGGCGCAGAAAGGCTGAAGAAATGGCACGTAAAGAAAAAGATAAACAGGAA TATTAtgaattatttgtaaaacactGTCCTTGGGGTAGACCAGGAGGTGGTGCCCCCAACATTGATGTGAGACGAAAGGATATAACAGCAGTGGGTCTACATTCCACCGCACCAATT ACCACTACTCATCGTTTGACTTCATTGCAACCATGTCGTTTTAGTGATTATTTTGCTAAACACAAACGTTGCTTAGATCCAGTAGCCGCATATCATcctcattatcatcatcatcaccaccagCAGCAACACCATTCGGTGCCTCGTGTCACCGCTCACACACATCATGCCGTGCAACATATAAGTGGTGATAATGCACGTCCCATGCAAGCCAGTAGCACTTTAACACTGTGTGAACGTGATGTGGGTACAGCAGCTACCAGTAGTGGTGGTAATGGTGGTGGAGCTACTAATACAGGGGCTGGAGGTGGTGTTGGTATTAAGAGCGATGGCAATAAACATGCTGAAAGTTTGCAAATTACCTTAAAAGATCATCCATCCATGTCATTTCGCAACAAGGGGCATGTTGACATAGAAGTGCGTTATAAACCCAATGCTGCCACAAAGGGTAAACCAATGTTAGAAAAAATTGTGGTTACCGAAAGTGACAAGTGTCCTTTGTTGTTGGATCACAAGAATGCCAAGATGGTGGAGGCAAAAGTGATGACAACAAGACCAAAGAAAACATTAGAGAAAATTGAAAAGCCG CCAAGCAAGGATCCCTGGGGTAAGGCAGGTCCTGGTGGTAAGCCCTGGCGTAGTCCTAAGGCAGTGGGAAGTTCTTTTATGAAATCGTTG GGTTGGACTAACAAACAAATGCTTAAAGATTTAGATCAAGATAATCCTGCCACACCAGCGGAAAAACCAACATTTCGCAAATCACGTGCTTCCCGTAAACTCACAAGATGTTGTGACGTATGCACCTGTACATGTCCGGCCATGATCTTAAATACCAGCCCACTTAAACcgatacaaaaacaaacaaataccaaTGCAATGAAAGAACAGAAACCAAAAATATGTCCACGTTTGTTGCGGCACAACAAAACGATTGATACGACCACAGACAATAGTGCCAATATGAAAGTTGGCGGTGGTGGTGGTAATAAAACTGCGACAATGGCTGATAATAATGGCGTTGAATTGGTGCCGTTGTTGGCACGTAGACGTGCCTTTGAACGTCCCATTAGTTTATCGACAACGGATGTAACCAAACGTACAGCATCAAATGATAG AACAGtaacaattgttattaaattacaattgcCAAAGAAGTAG
- the LOC111690585 gene encoding V-type proton ATPase subunit D-like gives MAGSDRITIFPSRANFVLMKQRIASAQKGLSLLKRKRDALEIHLRQLASELKINRQKLEGVMHDAIFSLAKAKFLCTDFKPASVINPDRADIYLRIKNTKIVGMQVPTLELMLRQTNALNFTGLSGGGQQVKIVREKFQEALKILVAVASLEYSVNAIQEAVKQNNMRVNGLEYVVLPRYQNTVTYIRDELDEFEREDFYRLKRSQAKQLKKKSDFIKLMRQRKREKESVQDPGYDFTDTHLKTPAYEVIATKPESSVHERRKTVAKIIDKTTIVEIEDPKPLNLDVQFSKAVLIKNKYDDDEMDIKPKLVVSSSSSSASSSSAEHSQSN, from the coding sequence ATGGCCGGTAGCGATCGTATTACTATTTTTCCCTCTAGGGCAAATTTTGTTCTAATGAAACAGCGCATTGCGAGCGCCCAAAAAGGTTTAAGTCTCTTGAAACGGAAGCGTGATGCTCTCGAAATTCATTTAAGACAACTTGCATCGGAATTGAAAATAAATCGGCAAAAATTGGAAGGAGTAATGCATGATGCCATATTTTCACTTGCAAAAGCCAAATTCTTATGTACAGATTTCAAACCGGCCTCTGTTATAAATCCCGATAGGGCGGATATATATTTGcgtattaaaaatactaaaattgttGGAATGCAAGTTCCCACCTTGGAACTGATGCTAAGACAAACAAATGCCTTAAATTTTACTGGGCTTTCAGGAGGAGGTCAGCAAGTAAAAATAGTACGAGAAAAATTTCAAGAAGCTCTTAAAATATTGGTGGCAGTGGCCTCATTAGAGTATTCCGTCAATGCCATACAAGAAGCTGTGAAACAAAATAATATGCGTGTAAATGGTTTAGAGTATGTTGTTCTGCCTCGTTATCAGAATACAGTGACCTATATACGTGATGAATTGGATGAATTTGAAAGAGAAGACTTTTATCGTTTAAAACGTTCCCAAGCCAAACAGTTAAAGAAAAAGTCTGACTTTATAAAACTAATGAGACAGCGTAAGAGGGAAAAAGAAAGTGTCCAAGATCCTGGTTATGATTTCACCGATACGCATTTAAAAACACCCGCGTATGAAGTAATAGCCACCAAACCGGAATCTAGTGTACATGAACGTCGAAAAACTGTAGCTAAAATTATAGATAAAACTACAATTGTTGAAATAGAGGATCCCAAACCTCTTAATTTGGATGTGCAGTTTTCTAAGgctgttttaattaaaaataaatatgatgatgatgaaatgGATATAAAACCTAAACTAGTAGTTtcctcatcatcatcttctGCTTCATCATCATCTGCAGAACATAGTCAGTCCAATTAA
- the LOC111690567 gene encoding carbonic anhydrase 2-like, translated as MRFSLSLLIVVAVLSYNKADDFDYRYQSKWYDINDQCSYNRQSPIELSSEEAVITGDIPALRFYNYNLTYTKPVVASNNGHTANLQLPKPDSYIDSLWQTYDRFLPTISGGLLLDARFVTESVHFHWGSKDTHGSEHVINNQRYSMEMHILHRNTKYQTVEEAKKHTDGLAVLAVFYHVKPNQLTAFKGLEHIIDALVGIKEFNHSAQIENFTLSELLGDMSTLEFYTYQGSLTTPPCSQAVQWIVFPQVINISHNQIKHFRSLSDSHGEVLENNYRHLQPKGPRKVFYRQKHSLIDDVISSPNFWTVMDKLKPQPWESSIIMKALTNNNNNN; from the exons ATGAGATTCTCATTGAGTTTATTAATTGTAGTGGCAGTTTTGTCTTATAATAAAG CTGATGATTTCGATTATCGTTATCAATCCAAATGGTATGATATAAATGATCAGTGCAGTTATAATCGTCAATCGCCTATTGAGTTAAGTTCTGAAGag GCTGTTATTACCGGTGACATACCCGCCCTTCGTTTTTACAACTACAATTTGACTTATACCAAACCAGTTGTAGCGTCCAACAATGGCCACACTGCCAATTTACAATTGCCCAAGCCCGATAGTTATATAGACAGTCTGTGGCAAACATACGATAGATTTTTACCCACCATCTCGGGTGGCTTGCTGTTGGATGCACGTTTCGTCACAGAGTCTGTACATTTTCATTGGGGCTCCAAGGATACTCATGGCTCAGAGCATGTTATTAACAATCAACGCTACTCCATGGAAATGCACATTTTACATCGTAATACAAAATATCAAACTGTAGAGGAGGCCAAAAAACACACAGATGGTTTAGCTGTATTGGCTGTTTTCTATCATGTTAAG CCAAATCAACTGACTGCCTTTAAGGGTTTGGAGCATATTATTGATGCCCTGGTCGGTATCAAAGAATTCAATCATTCAgcacaaatagaaaatttcacatTGTCCGAATTGTTGGGTGACATGTCTACTTTGGAATTTTACACATATCAAGGTTCTTTGACCACACCACCCTGTTCACAGGCCGTTCAATGGATTGTTTTTCCACAAGTGATTAATATATCTCATAACCAAATTAAACATTTCCGTTCACTGTCCGACAGTCATGGTGAAGTACTTGAGAACAATTATCGTCATCTACAGCCTAAAGGGCCAAGGAAAGTGTTCTATCGTCAGAAGCACAGTTTAATTGATGACGTCATTAGCTCACCCAACTTTTGGACGGTTATGGATAAATTGAAACCACAACCCTGGGAAAGTAGTATAATTATGAAGGCTTTgaccaacaataataacaacaattaa